In Rhabdothermincola sediminis, the following are encoded in one genomic region:
- a CDS encoding sensor domain-containing protein: MTLDHGHHEDLVNGTGTGIARGPELLPFPMPGPDETLVREAPIAIYSVDFRGRILSWNPAAEEMFGWKAGEIIGRQVPFLPAEERERAAEALIRLIQGESVPPVEYRPVRKDGTRIDALSSASVLTAHDGTPLAIVAYAIDITAQRRAVETVAQAEHKWRVLLESTNDTVTLVDHTGRVKQTTGEFTDVLGYPAEWWSGRSGFDLIHPDDRTTARELFTWALNHPGEPITDVFRTHHRDGRWELIEYTAVNKLDDPAVDAVVITTHNVTEVRLAEALVSDEAGVLELIARNASLRDILDEVVRMIEFHTGGRAGVFILDRAAPADAQACASSELLHTLEVAAAGGVAGTCGEAIRLRETVIVPDVRTHPLTAADPGPFLVAGIRSAWSRPILDTDDSEVLGTIAVYNPDPREPTPRELDVVGVASHLTAIALERDRVQRRLEHQARHDQLTGLPNRWAIVERVEAALDRADDRGAVAVVLIDLDRFKLINDSLGHEAGDTVLVAFGERLRSLVGGDDLVGHFGGDEFVVVMEGVEDIEVVHRFASRLDLALSEPFTIALRIGDAGELAAVPVATTTSVDVGGPIEHQIFLSTSIGVALGHDRSMSGHQLLQQADTAMFRAKDRGRDRLEVFDDGMRRRAAEHLRMDRELRLAVERAQLRVHYQPKIDLATGRIIGAEALLRWDHPERGLVTPSEFIGLAEETGLIVRIGAWVLDEAVRAASTWRERAGTESFRISVNLSPRQLMAPGLVSMVARTLARHRWPPGQLVLELTESLLIDDADAALGVLQQLEVLGVQLAIDDFGTGYSSLGYLHRFPFDVVKVDREFVGPLDANGEGSAVAAAVMHMARALDLQTVAEGVESDEQLAGLRALGCGAAQGFYFSEPVLASGLTRLLENDPRW, encoded by the coding sequence CTGCCGAGGAGCGTGAACGAGCCGCCGAAGCGCTGATCCGGCTGATCCAGGGCGAATCGGTGCCCCCAGTCGAATACCGGCCGGTACGCAAGGACGGAACCCGGATCGATGCCCTCAGCTCGGCATCGGTCCTCACCGCTCACGACGGCACCCCGCTCGCGATCGTCGCGTACGCCATCGACATCACGGCTCAACGTCGGGCCGTCGAGACGGTCGCCCAGGCGGAGCACAAGTGGCGCGTGCTCCTGGAGAGCACCAACGACACGGTGACACTGGTCGACCACACCGGTCGGGTCAAGCAGACAACGGGTGAGTTCACCGACGTGCTCGGCTACCCGGCCGAGTGGTGGAGTGGGCGATCGGGCTTCGACCTCATCCACCCCGACGACCGCACCACGGCGCGGGAACTCTTCACCTGGGCGCTGAACCACCCCGGCGAGCCGATCACCGACGTCTTCCGGACCCATCACCGCGACGGTCGATGGGAGCTCATCGAGTACACGGCGGTGAACAAGCTCGATGACCCCGCGGTCGACGCGGTGGTGATCACCACCCACAACGTCACCGAAGTGAGATTGGCGGAAGCACTCGTGTCCGATGAGGCAGGGGTACTCGAGCTGATCGCCCGCAATGCCTCCCTGCGCGACATCCTCGACGAGGTCGTCCGCATGATCGAGTTCCACACCGGCGGTCGGGCGGGGGTGTTCATCCTCGATCGCGCCGCTCCGGCCGATGCCCAGGCCTGCGCGTCGTCCGAGTTGTTGCACACCCTGGAGGTTGCCGCGGCAGGAGGCGTAGCCGGCACCTGCGGGGAGGCCATCCGCCTCCGCGAGACCGTGATCGTCCCCGATGTCCGAACCCATCCGCTCACCGCCGCCGATCCCGGCCCGTTCCTCGTCGCAGGCATCCGATCGGCGTGGTCCCGGCCGATCCTGGACACGGACGACTCCGAGGTGCTCGGCACCATCGCGGTGTACAACCCCGACCCACGCGAGCCCACTCCACGGGAGCTCGACGTGGTCGGCGTGGCCTCGCACCTCACGGCCATCGCGCTCGAGCGCGACCGGGTCCAGCGCCGCCTCGAACATCAGGCCCGCCACGACCAGCTGACCGGGCTGCCGAACCGGTGGGCCATCGTCGAGCGGGTCGAGGCGGCGCTCGACCGCGCTGACGACCGGGGGGCGGTGGCCGTGGTGCTCATCGACCTCGATCGATTCAAGCTGATCAACGACAGCCTGGGCCACGAAGCGGGTGACACGGTGCTGGTGGCGTTCGGGGAACGCCTCCGATCCCTGGTGGGAGGAGACGATCTGGTCGGGCACTTCGGCGGCGACGAGTTCGTCGTGGTGATGGAGGGGGTCGAGGACATCGAGGTCGTCCACCGATTCGCGAGCAGGCTCGACCTGGCCCTCTCCGAGCCGTTCACGATCGCGCTGCGGATCGGCGACGCCGGGGAGCTCGCTGCGGTTCCGGTCGCCACCACGACGAGCGTGGACGTCGGGGGACCGATCGAGCACCAGATCTTCCTCTCCACCAGCATCGGGGTCGCCCTGGGGCATGACCGGTCGATGAGCGGCCATCAGCTCCTGCAACAGGCCGACACCGCGATGTTCCGGGCCAAGGACCGCGGCCGGGACCGGCTCGAGGTGTTCGATGACGGCATGCGGCGGCGTGCCGCCGAGCACCTGCGGATGGACCGTGAGCTGCGCCTCGCGGTGGAGCGGGCACAACTCCGGGTCCACTACCAGCCCAAGATCGACCTGGCGACCGGACGGATCATCGGCGCCGAAGCACTCCTCCGATGGGATCATCCCGAACGGGGCTTGGTCACGCCTTCGGAGTTCATCGGCCTGGCAGAAGAGACCGGGCTGATCGTCCGCATCGGCGCCTGGGTCCTCGACGAGGCCGTCCGGGCGGCCAGCACGTGGCGCGAGCGGGCCGGCACCGAGTCGTTCCGGATCTCGGTGAACCTCTCCCCTCGCCAGCTCATGGCTCCGGGATTGGTGAGCATGGTCGCTCGGACGCTGGCCCGCCACCGCTGGCCCCCCGGCCAGCTCGTCCTGGAGCTCACCGAGAGCCTCCTCATCGACGACGCCGATGCCGCTCTAGGCGTTCTCCAGCAGCTCGAGGTGCTCGGGGTGCAACTGGCCATCGACGACTTCGGCACCGGCTACTCCTCACTCGGGTACCTGCATCGCTTCCCCTTCGACGTGGTGAAGGTCGACCGGGAGTTCGTCGGACCTCTCGACGCGAACGGTGAAGGCTCAGCGGTGGCCGCCGCGGTCATGCACATGGCCAGGGCGCTGGATCTGCAGACCGTCGCCGAGGGTGTGGAGTCCGACGAGCAGCTCGCCGGGCTACGCGCCCTCGGCTGCGGGGCAGCCCAGGGCTTCTACTTCAGCGAGCCGGTGCTGGCTTCCGGACTGACCCGCCTGCTCGAGAACGACCCGCGCTGGTGA
- a CDS encoding AAA family ATPase, with protein MSSTVSSGTIVDVWGDVVGQPRAVAQLQAAVASPVHAYLLVGPRGSGKRALARAFAAELLADGRPDPERHRRLALAEEHPDLVVVERVGASISAEQADRIIDRASRTPVEGDRKVLVLDEFHLVTPAVGPKLLKTIEEPPEGTFFVVLAEEITADLVTIASRCVRVDLGPVPTGEIVARLVGEGVDEARAEEAAALSGGDLRRARVLAADDRLALRRQAWHEVPDRLDGTGATATRLVDDLLAMIDDSLVPLRARHATEVEELEERVSRSGERGSGRRELAERHKREERRHRVDELRFGLLTLARRYRDQLLASARPQPAVAALDAVQQVAQALVRNPNERLQLQALFVKLGDRSST; from the coding sequence GTGAGCTCCACGGTCTCGTCCGGCACGATCGTCGACGTCTGGGGCGACGTCGTCGGTCAGCCCCGGGCCGTGGCCCAGCTGCAGGCCGCGGTCGCGTCTCCCGTGCACGCGTACCTGCTGGTGGGGCCGCGCGGCAGCGGCAAGCGGGCGCTGGCCAGGGCGTTCGCAGCGGAACTGCTCGCCGATGGCCGCCCGGATCCCGAGCGGCACCGGCGACTGGCGCTGGCCGAGGAGCATCCTGACCTGGTGGTGGTCGAACGAGTCGGGGCGTCGATCAGTGCGGAGCAGGCGGACCGCATCATCGACCGCGCCAGCCGGACGCCGGTCGAGGGTGATCGCAAGGTGCTCGTCCTCGATGAGTTCCACCTGGTGACCCCCGCGGTCGGTCCCAAGTTGCTGAAGACCATCGAGGAGCCACCCGAGGGGACCTTCTTCGTGGTGCTCGCCGAGGAGATCACGGCGGACCTGGTCACCATCGCGTCGCGATGCGTGCGGGTCGACCTCGGCCCCGTGCCCACCGGGGAGATCGTGGCCCGGCTGGTCGGTGAGGGCGTCGACGAGGCCCGTGCCGAGGAGGCGGCCGCGTTGTCCGGCGGGGATCTTCGCCGGGCGCGTGTGCTGGCCGCCGATGATCGGCTCGCGCTGCGCCGGCAGGCCTGGCACGAGGTGCCCGATCGCCTGGACGGCACGGGCGCGACCGCTACCCGGCTGGTCGACGACCTGCTCGCCATGATCGACGACTCCCTCGTGCCGCTGCGGGCCCGGCATGCCACCGAGGTGGAGGAGCTGGAGGAGCGGGTGTCGCGCTCGGGCGAGCGCGGCTCGGGCCGCCGGGAGCTCGCCGAGCGCCACAAGCGTGAGGAACGCCGCCACCGGGTGGACGAGCTGCGCTTCGGATTGCTCACCCTGGCCCGCCGCTACCGCGACCAGCTCCTGGCCTCGGCTCGCCCGCAGCCTGCCGTGGCCGCGCTCGACGCCGTGCAGCAGGTGGCGCAGGCGCTCGTACGCAACCCGAACGAGCGCCTGCAGCTCCAAGCGCTGTTCGTGAAGCTCGGCGACCGCAGCTCGACATGA
- the topA gene encoding type I DNA topoisomerase — protein sequence MTRLVIVESPAKAKTIERFLGDGFVVDSSVGHIRDLAVAKTLPEEFKGEPWASLGVDVDNDFKPVYVVSPGKKDVVKRLRKLLREADELYLATDEDREGEAIAWHLLEVLNPPPSVPVKRMVFHEITPQAIEEAIEHPRELDRRLVDAQETRRILDRLYGFELSRVMWQKVSNARSAGRVQSVAVRLVVERERERMAFVPACYWDLEVELGTRSAPPEAFTATLVGLDGRRLATGKDFDSRGQLTKTDLVVLDEPAARGLAAELEGRAFEVRSVERKPYHRRPAPPFITSTFQQEAARKLRLSAQQAMRAAQSLYENGYITYMRTDSTTLSETALAAARQEIRRRFGDQFLPGEPRTYTRKVKNAQEAHEAIRPAGDSFRSPEDVAREVNVTEARVYELIWKRTIASQMTDARGETVSVRLGAVTPSGHDVELAASGTVITHQGFLLAYVETLDEGEAPEGGEERHLPALAEGDQLDARQVEPKGHETQPPPRYTEASLVKKLEELGVGRPSTYASILNTIQDRGYVWKRGAALIPSFTAFAVVSLLERHFPDLVDYAFTARMEDDLDAIAKGESEMVPWLADFYFGRPTNGERHGGLKEAVSDRLGEIDPRVVNAIPLGVDENGQLVEVRVGRYGVFLSRGDDRANIPEDLPPDELTLDKAIELLEAPSGDRVLGEDPETGLPVIARAGRYGPYVQLGEVVEGSKQKPKTASLFKTMSLETITLDDALRLLSLPRVVGVDPSDGTEITAQNGRYGPYLKKGGDSRSLESEEQLFTITLEEALRIYAEPKRRRGQVSRPPLRELGPDPVSGRPMVVKEGRFGPYVTDGETNASLRRGDDPETITDERAAELLQDRRDRGPAKKAARKKAATGKPAAQKAAAKKAAAKTTAKKAAKKAAKGEKITAFPARTKKAAATRRATSEDRATAGSAPGGETTATA from the coding sequence ATGACACGTCTGGTCATAGTGGAATCGCCGGCCAAGGCGAAGACGATCGAGCGCTTCCTCGGCGACGGGTTCGTGGTGGACTCCTCGGTCGGGCACATCCGCGACCTCGCGGTGGCCAAGACCCTGCCCGAAGAGTTCAAGGGTGAGCCGTGGGCGAGCCTCGGTGTCGATGTCGACAACGACTTCAAGCCGGTGTACGTGGTCTCGCCGGGCAAGAAGGACGTGGTCAAGCGGCTGAGGAAGCTCCTCAGGGAGGCCGACGAGCTGTACCTCGCCACCGACGAGGACCGTGAGGGTGAAGCCATCGCCTGGCACCTGCTCGAGGTGCTGAACCCACCGCCGTCGGTGCCGGTGAAGCGGATGGTGTTCCACGAGATCACCCCCCAGGCGATCGAAGAGGCGATCGAGCACCCCCGCGAGCTCGATCGGCGCTTGGTTGATGCGCAGGAGACCCGGCGCATCCTCGACCGGCTCTACGGGTTCGAGCTCTCCCGGGTGATGTGGCAGAAGGTGAGCAACGCCCGCTCGGCGGGGCGGGTGCAGAGCGTGGCGGTCCGGCTGGTGGTCGAGCGCGAGCGGGAGCGGATGGCGTTCGTCCCGGCGTGCTACTGGGACCTCGAGGTCGAGCTCGGTACCCGCAGCGCGCCACCCGAGGCCTTCACCGCCACCCTCGTGGGGCTCGACGGCCGACGCCTGGCCACCGGAAAGGACTTCGACAGCCGGGGGCAGCTCACGAAGACTGATCTGGTCGTGCTCGACGAGCCCGCCGCCCGCGGTCTGGCCGCCGAACTGGAGGGGAGGGCGTTCGAGGTGCGCTCGGTGGAGCGCAAGCCGTACCACCGGCGCCCGGCACCGCCGTTCATCACCTCGACGTTCCAGCAGGAGGCGGCGCGCAAGCTGCGATTGTCGGCCCAGCAGGCGATGCGGGCCGCGCAGTCGCTCTACGAGAACGGCTACATCACCTACATGCGCACCGATAGCACGACCCTGTCGGAGACCGCGCTGGCCGCGGCTCGCCAGGAGATCCGCCGCCGCTTCGGTGACCAGTTCCTGCCCGGCGAGCCTCGCACGTACACCAGGAAGGTGAAGAACGCGCAGGAGGCTCACGAGGCGATCAGACCCGCAGGCGACTCGTTCCGCTCCCCGGAAGACGTGGCCCGGGAGGTGAACGTCACCGAGGCTCGGGTGTACGAGCTCATCTGGAAGCGCACCATCGCGTCCCAGATGACCGACGCCAGGGGCGAGACGGTCAGCGTGCGGCTGGGTGCCGTCACCCCGAGCGGTCACGACGTGGAGTTGGCGGCGAGCGGCACGGTCATCACCCACCAGGGCTTCCTGCTCGCGTACGTGGAAACCCTCGATGAGGGCGAGGCCCCAGAGGGTGGGGAGGAGCGCCACCTGCCCGCGCTGGCCGAAGGCGACCAGCTCGATGCCCGCCAGGTCGAGCCGAAGGGTCACGAGACCCAGCCACCGCCGCGCTACACGGAGGCCTCCCTGGTCAAGAAACTCGAGGAGCTCGGCGTCGGCCGGCCCTCCACCTACGCATCCATCCTCAACACCATCCAGGATCGCGGCTACGTGTGGAAGCGAGGCGCTGCCCTCATCCCATCGTTCACCGCGTTCGCCGTGGTGAGCCTGCTGGAGCGCCACTTCCCCGACCTGGTCGACTATGCGTTCACGGCCCGCATGGAGGACGATCTCGACGCCATCGCCAAGGGTGAGAGCGAGATGGTCCCGTGGCTCGCCGACTTCTACTTCGGCCGGCCCACCAACGGCGAGCGGCACGGAGGGCTGAAGGAAGCGGTCTCGGACCGCCTCGGCGAGATCGACCCGAGGGTCGTCAACGCCATCCCGCTCGGCGTAGACGAGAACGGCCAGCTCGTCGAGGTGCGGGTCGGGCGATACGGGGTGTTCCTCAGCCGGGGGGACGACCGGGCGAACATCCCCGAGGATCTCCCACCCGACGAGCTCACCCTCGACAAGGCGATCGAGCTGCTCGAGGCACCGAGCGGTGATCGAGTGCTGGGCGAGGATCCCGAGACGGGTCTTCCGGTCATCGCCCGGGCCGGTCGGTACGGCCCCTACGTGCAGCTCGGCGAGGTCGTCGAGGGGTCGAAGCAGAAGCCCAAGACCGCCTCGCTGTTCAAGACCATGTCGCTCGAGACGATCACCCTGGACGACGCGCTACGGCTGCTGAGCCTTCCTCGGGTGGTCGGTGTGGACCCGAGCGACGGCACCGAGATCACCGCGCAGAACGGCCGTTACGGCCCGTACCTCAAGAAGGGCGGCGACAGCCGCAGCCTCGAATCCGAGGAGCAGCTCTTCACGATCACCCTCGAGGAGGCTCTGCGGATCTACGCGGAGCCCAAGCGGCGGCGCGGCCAGGTCAGCCGACCTCCGCTGCGCGAGCTCGGTCCCGATCCGGTGAGCGGTAGGCCGATGGTGGTGAAGGAAGGCCGCTTCGGACCGTACGTGACCGACGGGGAGACCAACGCGTCGCTGCGGCGCGGCGACGACCCCGAGACGATCACCGACGAGCGGGCCGCCGAGTTGCTTCAGGACCGGCGCGATCGCGGACCAGCGAAGAAGGCGGCTCGGAAGAAGGCCGCTACCGGGAAGCCGGCGGCGCAGAAGGCAGCCGCCAAGAAGGCAGCGGCGAAGACAACCGCGAAGAAGGCCGCGAAGAAGGCCGCGAAGGGCGAGAAGATCACGGCGTTTCCCGCTCGCACGAAGAAGGCAGCGGCGACGAGGCGGGCGACCTCCGAGGACCGGGCAACCGCGGGATCGGCACCTGGGGGCGAGACGACCGCTACCGCCTGA
- a CDS encoding MFS transporter — translation MAVLRPDPSHADAVSTDLGATAAPSPDRARTTIGAAGEASVIADALLAAEGRGDPTDTMYPGSASDRPGWHVRLFGTHEFFRLWLVQVVSSMGDWLGFSAIILLAARIGDGGGAGAISLVMAARIIPGFFFGPLAGVLVDRWDRKRVMVVCDVGRACVIATLPFVNSLAGLVVASLVLEVFTLLWSPAKDATVPNLVPQEQLTTANSLSLGAAYGTFPFAALLFALLAGVSERLSSIDALSVLRLDQMSLALYVDVATFLFSALMIRSLALPVRAGRRSSGGPGRVDFAKTFHELKEGWHYIFLNHTVRAVNVGLATGLIGGGMLIPLGAVFSTEVLGAGAAGYGLFTTALGFGVAAGAIIVSALQKRLPKAKVFTTALFFTGAALFAGTSTSSLTVAVVSVFLMGVFVGPVYVIGFVMLQEEVTDELRGRVFSSLNTLVRLCVLVAMIAGPMLAAAFGRLSDLLVGGAVEIGSVTVVLPGVRLALWLAAGIITAAGFLALHSLRSGQRLRAAREASHPSRHDVSAP, via the coding sequence GTGGCGGTCCTGCGACCTGACCCCTCTCACGCCGACGCCGTGTCCACCGATCTCGGTGCGACTGCGGCGCCCTCACCCGATCGCGCCCGGACCACGATCGGGGCGGCGGGTGAAGCGTCGGTGATCGCCGACGCGCTGCTCGCCGCCGAAGGCAGGGGAGATCCGACCGACACGATGTACCCCGGCTCGGCGAGCGACCGCCCCGGGTGGCACGTCCGGCTCTTCGGCACGCACGAGTTCTTCCGGCTCTGGCTGGTGCAGGTCGTCTCGTCGATGGGGGACTGGCTCGGGTTCTCGGCCATCATCCTGCTGGCCGCTCGCATCGGTGACGGAGGCGGTGCGGGAGCCATCTCACTGGTGATGGCGGCGCGCATCATCCCCGGGTTCTTCTTCGGGCCGCTCGCCGGAGTCCTGGTCGATCGCTGGGACCGGAAGCGGGTCATGGTCGTGTGCGACGTCGGGCGGGCCTGCGTGATCGCCACGTTGCCGTTCGTGAACAGCCTCGCTGGTCTGGTCGTGGCGTCTCTCGTGCTCGAGGTCTTCACCCTGCTGTGGTCCCCGGCAAAGGACGCGACCGTTCCGAACCTGGTACCGCAGGAGCAGCTCACCACCGCGAACTCCTTGTCTCTCGGAGCGGCCTACGGCACCTTCCCGTTCGCCGCGCTGCTCTTCGCGCTGCTGGCCGGGGTGTCCGAGCGGCTGTCGTCTATCGACGCCCTGAGCGTGCTGCGCCTCGACCAGATGTCACTCGCGTTGTACGTCGACGTGGCGACGTTCCTGTTCTCGGCGCTGATGATCCGCTCGCTGGCGTTGCCAGTTCGCGCAGGACGGCGCTCCTCGGGCGGGCCCGGTCGTGTCGACTTCGCCAAGACGTTCCACGAGCTGAAGGAGGGCTGGCACTACATCTTCCTGAACCACACGGTACGGGCGGTGAACGTCGGCTTGGCGACCGGTCTCATCGGTGGGGGCATGCTCATACCGCTCGGCGCGGTGTTCTCCACCGAGGTGCTGGGAGCTGGCGCCGCCGGTTACGGGTTGTTCACGACCGCTCTGGGATTCGGGGTCGCGGCGGGCGCCATCATCGTGTCGGCACTCCAGAAGCGGCTCCCGAAGGCGAAGGTCTTCACCACGGCGCTCTTCTTCACCGGCGCGGCTCTGTTCGCCGGCACATCGACGTCGAGCCTCACGGTGGCCGTGGTGTCGGTGTTCCTCATGGGGGTGTTCGTCGGTCCGGTCTACGTGATCGGCTTCGTCATGTTGCAGGAAGAGGTCACCGACGAGCTGCGTGGTCGGGTTTTCAGCTCGCTCAACACGCTCGTCCGCCTGTGCGTGCTCGTCGCCATGATCGCGGGGCCAATGCTGGCCGCGGCGTTCGGGCGGCTCTCGGACCTGCTGGTCGGAGGCGCGGTGGAGATCGGGTCGGTCACCGTCGTGCTGCCGGGAGTGCGCCTGGCGTTGTGGCTGGCCGCTGGCATCATCACCGCCGCGGGATTCCTGGCGCTGCACTCGCTGCGTTCCGGGCAGCGGCTGCGCGCCGCGCGCGAGGCCAGCCATCCGTCACGCCACGACGTGTCGGCGCCGTGA
- the tmk gene encoding dTMP kinase: MTARFIAFEGGEGSGKSTQAELLAKALGAVLTREPGGTEIGMRIRGVLLDPATRALDARAEALLMAADRAQHVAGVVRPSLAAGRHVVTDRFAASSIAYQGYGRGLPIEEVRSLSEWATGGLWPDLTILLDVPHDMAVARLVRGLDRFEREDGAFHARVLGGFRAMAAADPDHWVVLDGTCSVDAIAARVRGAVRERLQLPV, encoded by the coding sequence GTGACCGCCCGGTTCATCGCGTTCGAAGGCGGTGAGGGGTCGGGCAAGTCGACCCAGGCGGAGCTGCTGGCGAAGGCGTTGGGCGCGGTGCTCACCCGGGAGCCCGGTGGAACCGAGATCGGCATGCGGATCCGTGGCGTCTTGCTCGATCCGGCCACCCGAGCGCTCGATGCCCGGGCGGAAGCGCTGCTCATGGCCGCCGATCGGGCTCAGCACGTGGCCGGAGTGGTGAGGCCTTCGCTCGCCGCCGGCCGGCACGTGGTCACCGACCGTTTCGCGGCGTCCTCGATCGCCTACCAGGGTTACGGCCGGGGGCTACCGATCGAGGAGGTGCGATCCCTCAGCGAATGGGCGACAGGTGGACTGTGGCCTGATCTCACCATCCTCCTCGACGTCCCCCACGACATGGCCGTGGCCAGGCTGGTTCGGGGGCTCGACCGCTTCGAGCGCGAGGACGGGGCGTTCCATGCCCGGGTTCTCGGAGGGTTCCGGGCCATGGCCGCAGCCGATCCCGATCACTGGGTGGTGCTCGACGGCACCTGCTCGGTGGACGCGATCGCGGCCAGGGTGCGCGGCGCGGTCCGTGAGCGGCTACAACTCCCGGTGTGA